CCTAAAGTTTTGTTGAGAAAAAAAGATTgcaataaaatgtttatttttttgaaaagtcttttaaacaaaaaacaagtgcatgaaactttttaaacaacaatagTTTTGTGTGCGATTTCTTTTGCatgttttgtttaaatattttttaaaacagactgagtttaaaagatataaaaaaaaacatgcacaaacttttttaaaaaccaatAATTTTTGCGCAATTAATTTTAATCTTTTGCGTAGTTACAAATTCATTACTTCGCATTAATACATAAggggattttattttcaataagttttaacaataaaactcgCAGTTAGGAGAAGATAGTTACAGCATTGCATTATCCCGAAGCTTTTGTTAAATCACTCGCAACATAGCTCTCGCAAAGATCATTAAAgtaattaagataaacaaaagATAAAAGGGCTTTCGGCTTGTAGGAAAGGTGTTGTTGAACGAGGaagtttacattttgttttgtaCTGTAGCTTTATAAAGGCTAtttcatgaagagaattttTCGATAAAAACGAACAAtgcaaacagtaagtaaacaaaaggTGAGCTGCCAAGCTCACAGACTTCCTGCACGATGTGACATATGCTCatttattcggacctagtcctctcgGCTTTACGCAACCttgaaaattatttgaaattaaaaatacttttagaCACGGTAAATGAGGATGTAAAAGGTATATTTTGATATATTGATGTATTGTAttatcaaaataacatttttttcactggagtttCTCTTTAAGCATTTCTTATGCAGCtactaaaattatttaaatttaatttgtatctgccttctttttttatttttgctttgtgttttgatttttaaccTGCTCGCTTGGTGAGGTTCTTATGACTAAATTTGACTCCTATACTTGTGTGTTGTATTTGCCCAAGTCCTGTCTTTGTACCTTGTCCTATTGTGATGTCCTGTCCTTTAGGTGGTCACATTATCAAATATTATGCAGAACAATATTTCTTATTAAATCATGAATGAAACTTATTTACTAATAAtatctttgttaaatttttctaTCACTATGTACTGTTAGTCTgttgataaataagttattactTACATACTTATTTCCAGTCAGGAAAATCTTTTAAATATGCTGTCACAGTATAAATAAACTACACGTCCTAATTAGGCGTCAATCATATCCTACTTATATGTGGCGAATCGCTCATTTAAACTGTTAGCCGAGATATTTCAAAATGCATACACATACACAGCCAAAATTTGTATCTTTATTTAGTGCTGAGAAGCAAGTATAGATAAGTTGTGGTGTgacgtaatgttttgattttgcattgaGAACAATGGACATACCTACACATGTGCacaggcaaaaaatataaacaacagaccgcAACGAttgaaaatattaatattaagtGTAAAAAAACACTGACGGTAAAATTGGTAATGTCTGCTCTTAAAGAGAGAAGATAATAGTTgagaaaaaacaattccaaTTTATTTTCAACCTTAAATTTATAACTTAGCATAAAGATTAAAGTTTGGCTATGTAGTCCTTCTTTTCTTGCCTGTTAAGATGCACATGCATATAAGGAACTTTGTAAATTCatctattttaaaataataaaaaaattcgtaaAGGGAACACGCTCTTTTTGCAGACACTCCCTACCTTAAATATGCTGAtattaacatttatttattcaatctttCCACTGCCTATTTTGATTGTGTACATTTTAATATCGCTGTTTGCGGGCAAATTAAGCTATAGATACCTTGGCTAAAAACCTGCTATTTTAAAAACCCTTCCTTTAAATAATCATAGTTATATCAACAAAGCTAAATTTTAAGTTACTCCttctattaaaaaacaaaacatgatgCGACCAGGGAATAAAAGCTGTATAGCAGTCAAATATAACACAGCATAGCTACGCTGTGATTCGCTTATTCAAGCTTCATTAGACGTTTAATTTAAATGTAGCATACTAATTTTATTGTAACAGCATATACTTAAAACTTTTCCCTGACCGTCATAGTAGCCAAAAAATACTTGTTACTCACATAGAGGCAAAACAGCAACCATTAAAGCATTTCCATAAAAGAGCGCCTGTGATTTTTTTGAAACAGTACGACTAAAATCTTGAAGAAGCACTTCTTCCTCTTGTGTCAACTTTCCTTTGCCAGGCATTTTGAGAAAGTGTTTTGTACCAATCTTCCCAAAGCGTGGTACAACTTTATTTCGTTCGCGAGCGACTTTTTTGATTATTCAGAGGTGACTGCCACGACAGCAAGAAAAAGTGGGCGTCTGGGACTTGGAACTTCACCGCAGATACTTTTCGTTTAAAATTCCAAtctcttttttaataattaccGCCCCATTAGGGGCGGCTCATACTTCAACAGGCGTgaaaatcttctttttaatataatctttaaatgtcatttttgtGGAGGTTCGTCCATAACTAATTTATTTGTGATAATATTTCAACACGTCTTATGACTGTGTCTTTTTCAAATCTAAACTTTGTGGCGTAACGAACTAAAGTTATTATATATAGGTGAGCGGGattcgaatcccgctcactgcttggcagtatgttagtgatgaacaaagtagttcttcttcaatatgacttacacgcattatactcaatcgtcatgatcagaggtctgatcggggtgaagcattctctgttgagaatgaaatgtgctatgataaatattcacctacatgtatacacaccatccggataaactatctgagttcatcgctaacatattgccgcacgtagtgtgtAGTGgtttcgtctgcggctcccagatCTGgagaccgcggatcgaatcccgctcactgcttggcagtatgttagtaatgaacaaagtagttcttcttcaatataaagttattatattgcactagtcgataaggcccgtggaaaagtccactgaggcaggataaaaattttgatgacgtcagcaacccatccactaaAATAAATTTAGGGTTTTGATTTCACGTTTCCTCTATTATGGAGAAcgtaaagcgctgatcaagaaaatgtatatgatgatGTGATTTTTAATCAGCGGTTAATGACATATCAgggcttaaaaattttgctgacgtcaacaatggCCCCGTCCAAAccgaaattactttttttagaaatttgtatacctgttgccttcatcgtatagatcttgaaacgctgatcaagaaaatgtataggattatgtactattttttgatgacgtcataaacccgtccattccgaaacggatttggtgacccaggtttgggaaacttacccaaattggtcctaagtgatccctagttacccacgcggtgaaaatcattgacgtcacccacctcgtttccaagcaatttagcctcaaagttttagatgcactgtaatggcttcattaatttaatataggatattgacgttaaagtagtgttattgacgtcgcgccgtaacgtcggaaaacttaacatattagacatgcatttttcggcaacatcaacggaaaatgaacacatccactttgcctgttatggacagaccttgaaacgatgatcaagaaaatgtataggatcattgcCTTTTGACAACTGGTTGCAGAGATATAGATGGCTTCCGTGTGTTTTGATTTTGCGAACTaattgcgcatgcgcaaattGCTGGCAGTCAAAACATTGAGCGCCTGCCAGTGAAACTCTTTACAAGTTGAGATAACGAACTATAAACATCAAACCACACGACAGCTACTAAAAACGAAATGACTTCAAATTCCGATACATGACAAGCATCTAAATATTTTTCTGCTTTAGAAAACATCGATAAGCAGAAGTATAAAGGAAAGTTAACACTTAAAAATGGTACAATACTACCAGACCCATATGCGTTGGTTGACTCGTCTTGGAAAGATGACATGAAGCTTTTACCAAATATTCAATGGGGCGACTTGTATATGTACCTGATCAATACTCCAAGCGAATATACCCACGTTCAAGGCATTTAAATCTATGGAAGCATACAACTTTTTTGTATGTGGACATGTGCAAGACGTTTTCATACATAATGTCACAGAGAATTCAGAGTTTTGCTTCCTAAAGTCAAAGATAACTAAAATTTTGTCAAACATTTAAATGTTGCTATGAAATTTGTTTGCTctataataacatttttttactgatagATGCTAAGTAGgtagatatttgtttttaggtACTTCCGAGCCAAAGGCAAGGTCAGAAGACAAAACTGTATGATGTTTGGGTATGCCTACATAAAGTCAAGGGACATGTACTAACTGGAAAGTGCACATGCATGGATGGGTATGTAAAACATTAGCTGCATGTCATACAATTTTGAAGAAGTTGTAATATATTATGTTAAATCTTCTTTTAGCTTGGGATCAGCATGCAGTCATGTTGCTGCACTCCTTTTTAAATTGGAAGCTTGTATAAGAATTGGAGGAAATAAGGTGGCAGTTACAAGTGAACTGTGTGCTTGGAACAGATGTCGAAAAAATGCTGTGCCAACATTATTACAAAACATTAACTTCAAAAGGCCACGCAAAGATCAACTACCTGAAGAAAATGAACCAAAGGAAAATCCTGTTCTGCAttattctgcaaaaaaaaattggtcaTATTCTTTTAAACTTAAAAGTGCAGATTTGGCTAAGCTACGAGAGATTGCTCCAGAAGCTGCATTTTTTACTAGTTTAACGAATGTTAGTAACAATAATGTGTCTGACAGGGATACTGCTACAGCagatgaaaatgaagaaaatttaTTACCAGAACCCATAACAAGCATTTTCGATTACGAAGCTGTAAATTTGCAAGATTTAACTCTTATGGAACGTtataatgaatttaaaaaagcatattgtCAGGAAAATTACGAAACATTGGCTAGTGtaacacaatttttaaaacttttaaagcaGCTAGGGAGATTTGCTCTCAGAGCTTCCCTTTCTGGCcaaacaattaaatttttttaaaatatctgaaATTTCAGGAAGCCAAGTTCTATAAATTGTGGACACTTGACCTTCACTTATATTGAAATGAATAGCAAGTTCTTTGTTCATATTACCAAGTTTCAATTTCATTAATACAAGTAAAAGGTGATTTTCGGCTGAGAAAGTAATTAAAACTTTCTTGGCTGTTCGAGATACAATTTCTAGTAACCATTGAAATAATGCAGGTTTTCGAATTCCTGTCAAGAAGTTTAACcttttttctttgatattatCATAGTCTAACAATTTACGCTTCACAGCTTTCAATTTTGCTTGCGTTTGTTGCAGTTGAACTTTCAGTTTATTTTCTCTAAATTTATGTTTACACAGCTCCGATTTTAGCATCTTTTCTCGTGCAGAtactttgttttctgtttgtgttgctaaaaataataaattcagTACGTAAAGCGCGGTGGAGAGAGTTTGTTTTGACTGCCAGCACTTTGCGCATGCGCAATTAGTTCGCAAAATCAAAACACACGGAAGCCATCTATTGGGGTTtagaggttttttgatgacgtcatcaacccgtccattccgaaacagattgGGGAATCAGGTTCTGAAAAATTACCTAAATTGGTTCTAGGTGCTCCCTAGTTACCtatgcggtgaaaaatcattgacgtcaccacctcgtttccaagttatttggcctcaaagttttaggataggatataggatattgacgttaaagtagtgttattgaggtcgcgccgtaacgtcagaaaatttaacatattagacatgcatttttcggcaacatcaaaggaaaataagcacatccactttgcctgtcacagagacacggaactggcgtattattatatagataagaCGATAAGGccggtggaaaaatccacctAGGCCAAAGtcctatgaaaaaaaaaaatgtcaaaaaggaggcctgcaagagttagcacaaatcaacaaaaataaactttttacacattttatatattgtctttcccttagaagcttatacaaaaatacgaaaaagccatagtttggaaaacatcaaatttaaatctagaaaaaccAGTCATTTCGGTTATATACCATCCTctaccacaaaaatttacacaaaatgtaaaaatcagccagttaagaacacaaaatttttcacttttggttctgtactgccctttaccagcaattttaaacctaaatgtcaaaaaatcaatgagcaaagaataaacttgaatcaacaaagatcattatGTATAGAGCTTGAAACAATAACCAAAATATTGTATAGAATCAAGTACAATAGCAACAaataataaagtcaaaaataacaCATCTCTACTTTGTGAAAAACctttaataattcaatcaaagtgtcaaaaaacataaaatttatatctggaaaatcatttcTTCGATTACATACTACCCTGTTcccaaaaaatatacacaaattgtaaaaatgaacaggttaagaatacaaaaattttttcctgaGTACGATGAATGGAgctaaatgaatatttagctcatgttaattgtggtgacttcAGTATACCTTCTAGCTGTCCTGTATAATGATAGATACCACTCTGGCTCTGACCTAGTACTGTACCTCAAATAAGGTTAAGAATAAGGCACTTCTGATTCAGTTAATAGGTAGCCATGTTGGATTATATCTGCTTAGAGCATTGTCTCAGTTGCCCCAGGTCAACATGCATCTGTTTTGCCTCGCTTAATAATACAAGTCAATAAATACATGACACATGGGTCAGTCCAATTTTAGCCATAAAGAACTGAGGTTGTTGAAGATTAAAGCTCCTCAGATTTCCACTTGCGCTTTTACTGAtggggatgtcgggcttcctaCGTCAGCCATATAACATTTGGACAGATGCGTGTGTGAGGCttgtgtatcttattattacttgatattattatcacTTATTATCATTACGGTGAGGCACACCCTTTTATGAAtcctgatattattattattatgtggtaACACACGCTGGGCCAATACTGGACCAGCTTGTGCATTCCACCTTTAGCTCATGATTATTGATAACACATGTTTATTGGGTGCAGAAGACACCATATGTGATTATCGGTTTATAGTGAAGTGCAGTGTACCTTCATGATTGAAGTGGAAGAGAAACAATATCCTTCATGCAtgagaataaattattaaataagtatataattaataaactaaATAATTAATCATTAATTACAAGTGACAAGTAAATGTATTATTAGTTGTGAAATGTACCACGTGAATAGAGGATGTGAGTATGTAATTCATGCATGAAGAGATCTGGGTCATGCCTTGGAAACCGTTCACAATATTATGATCCATGAGGACATAAACTTGTGAGGGGCAACCAAAACGTGCATACTCTTAGGAAATTACCCTCTTTGCCTTGGGCAAGCATTTTGGTGTGATTACCTTGTTATGATTACTAGCAGCATGCGTTATCTGCCCTGCCtcacttatttattttcttacccGGCATCCCAATCCATTCCCCAAATTTACAAATTGCGTTCCATGCGGATGATGTTGTATACCAAAATGTGCCATAATACAATATTCTCGATTAATAAGTGTGTTTTTACTGAGTAACCAAGACAATTAATCTGTAGTGACCTttaccaaaaattttaaacgtgaatgtcaaaaataaataaggagtaaatttgaatcaacaaagatattatttttggaaaacagagtgtatatacggtctgtcctcacaaaagtttacacaaaatgtaaaacagatttgtttttgagaagcacatccaaatcaacaaaaatcagtccaTTTTTAGCATGTCCTATATTGccattgcccataaatcttccacaaaaaggttatgaaacacatcaaatcatagaaaaatcaggcatttcatataatattaaaaacaaaaaagttttcattatcaccaaacacagttattattacaattttaaaattcttaacaaaaacgttaacaaaaacgtgaatttgttctttcagtatattgcatgtggtctttttcccacaaaagcagcagtttgcaacataaacaaaaacacaaacaaccataccatcctctcataaaataaaataaagtcatAACCCCACATAAAATtgccaatcaaatgtctacaaccccctgtaaaaataacatggaattttacatgtaggctgacaaaagtttaacaggatgtcagaaacaaaacaataaaaaataacttaacacacacgctttaaattctgaaaaaaattgcttaggtccccttgtaaagtttacaggaaatgtgaaaataattatactcCTAGCTAgaaaaatacatcctactatcctgTCCAAAGtttaagtctttgaaagattttgaaagtttaagatAGGTAAACTAAGTTTACAAATCTACTTAACAACAACAGAGCATCAGGTTTCGATAACATCTCAGCTGAACTTATTAAATATGCTCCCACGATTTGTCACAATGAAATAGCTGATATAGTGAATGACtgtttcaacaaaaatgaagacatcgaTGTTGGAAAAGGTATCCTCATCCCACTGTGTAAGCCTAAAAAACCTAAAGGCCCTGTTAAAAATCTACGTCCTGTAACTCTACTTTCAATCATTCGAAAGATTATTTCCAACGTAGCTCTTCAACGCATCAAACCAAAAATTGACGACTACCTTTCATTAAGCCAAAGTGCTTTCCGACAAAATCGAAGCACGTCAGATGCTGTATGGACTCATCGCTGGTTAGTTGCAAGAATTGAAAAATACCAGGAGAAGATTTATATTACAGGTATCGACATGAGTTCCGCATTTGACACCATCAAAAGAGACGAGTTGTTAAACATCCTTGGTAATGTAATAAACGAAGATGAATTGAGATTAATTCGATTTTTACTTGCTAACACAAATCTTGAAATCAGAATGAAAGATGTAGATACGACACCTTTTCCCAGTAACATCGGAAGTCCTCAAGGTGACGGAATAAGTGGTTGTTTGTTTAACATATATTTCGAAAGCTCCTTACGTAAAGTTagaaaaattctggaaaaaGACCATATCCTTGACGAACATTCATACTCGAAGAGAAACGAATCATTACTCCCAGTGACTGAAGTGATATACGCTGATGATTACGACCACATCACAgatgacatcaacaaaaagaagaaattcaatAACATCATAAAAGAAACTTTAGCTAAGGATAATTTGTTGGTAAACGAAACAAAAACAGAACACACATTactagaaagaaagaaaaaagtaaacaacgaAACAAATGAACCGTGGAGACATGTCAAGAAATTGGGGTCAAAGCTAGGTATCCATGAAGATATAGCTAACAGAAAAGCATTGTCAACAGCTGCCCTACAGAAAATAAGTGATGTGTGGATTAAGAAAGATAAAATCAGTACTCAGCTAAAAATCAGAATCTATCAAACTGTAGTCAAATCCATATTATTATACAACTGTGGCACATGGGGTTTGaacaaaaatgaagaaaagaacATGAATTCCTTCCATCGTCGACAACTTCGTCAAGTATTAAACATCAAATACCCAGTAACAATAAGGAACAAGAAGTTGTACGAAATATCAAAAACAAGACCTATTACATTGGATATAATCCAAGCTCGATGGAGGTTATTTGGGCATGTTCTCAGATTACAGAAAGACACACCCGCTCAACTGGCTATGAATCACTATTTTGAACAATCGCAAGTATCAAAATTCAAAGGTCGTCAACGAATTACGTTACCAATCAGTTTAAACAATGATATAAGAAGAGCAGTGGAATCTGATAAcagttttgcaataaaatttggcGTCTCGCAATTGATTTCGAAACATGACCTAAAGGTCTTAAGGGTAATCGCTGAAGATCGAAGTACATGGAAGTCCCTTTCAAGACACATATATATTGCAGCTGAAGCAACTACTTATACTGAAGAAAATCTTACAGTAGATGATAGAAGCGAAGACAGCtgatacatacatacataaactaagttagctagctatacatattaaaaaaaaaggaataacaacataattcataggttagagctagccatgggaTGGGAGAGCAGGACTTGGAGAGGctaaattagctagctaacagtagctaagacccccagttaaatatatctaaactgggaacacttagctaaaactaaagctagctatttatgcttagtaaaacacacataaagagaaacaatagtaatgtaaaaataataacattacaataagcagtaagttcaacaaaccaaagttttaggTTTGTAAGTTAGCTAACAGTTCAGTTGCCGTTAAGGGCCGTTGAGTGCGGTCACGTTTCAACCGCGCTCCAAATGAAGCTGTAGCCGCAGGCACGAAAAGGGGAGTATGTCTCACATCCAACTTAGAGACTTTGTTGGTAAAAGTAAAACTgatataaacaaaatgaataaagAATCTCTGGTAAACTTGTTATTcaataataaagaaattgagCAGTTGGACGATCTCAAGTCCATACGAGACAGCATAGAAGAGCTGAAAAATAATGTCATCAATCGCCTTCTCAATGAAAACAAACGACTCAAAAAACATATCAAGGAAATTGAAACCCAAAACTACGAACAGATGGATGAATTGGAGGACAACATGCGAAGTTGTTAAATTCCCATAATGACAAACCTTGTGCTGAGTAAACTTTCAGactgcatttttgttgattttgtttttctccCTTTCTTTGCAtctatttatatagtatatacTTCTAGAATTatccaatttattattttagctaATAATCTGAAAgctaaaactacttttcatccAACTTATTTACTCCCCTGTGTGTGTTTTGTGTCCACTCAACCACCAGTTTAATTCTCGTgagaataaatatatatatatatatatatatatatatatatttatttatttattttttttttctttttttttgattattaatatttatttatttattttcctgtaGCACTTATTTACTTTTATACAAATTAACAACCTATGACCAATTTTCCCTGTaacatctgcaaaaaaaatgttaataataaccACCGAGCAATTCAATGCGATATTTGTAACCACTGGATTCATATAAAATGTAACAACTTAGATAATACCAGTTATAATTTACTAAAACAGTCCACAACACCATGGTTTTGTATTGATTGCACAGCTAAAACACTACCTTTTCAAAATCTAAATAATGATCAATTTTTTCTCAattcaaaaaacataaattttaaatgtaacaCATCTTCTCAACTTAATATAACACCTTCAGAAAATATCGAGGCTCTTCTAAAAGAATTTAACAATTTGTCATCCAACATGAATAAAGctaatgatgatgataatcCAACCATTAATTGTCAATATTATGATATCAATGACTTCTGTTCGTCAAAATTTAAATCTGAAAATTTCTTCTCTATTTTCCATCTGAATATAGCTTCTTTATCTAGACATAAACACGATCTTGAGACCTTATTAAATAtcttaaattttgattttagcATTTTAGCTATTACTGaaacaaaaattatgaaaaatttgaATCCAAACTACGATATTAATCTAGAAGGCTATCAACTATTCCACACTCCCACTGAATCCAGTGCAGGAGGGACATTATTATATGTACGCAATCACTTTAATTGTAAGATTCGAGATGATCTGAATATATACAAATCTAAAGAATTAGAATCtatatttattgaaataattagtcctcgtaaaaaaaatacaattgtaGGCTGTGTGTACAAACATCCGGGAATGTCAATTGATGATTTTAACTCTAACTATTTTCAACCAATAATTAACAAAACTATGAATGAagacaaaagtgtttttatatccggtgattttaatataaatttactCAACATCAGTAAAGACGACCAAAGTTCAGATTTCATTAATAATTTGTTTTCAAATCTCTGTATACCACATATTACACTACCAACAAGAATAACACCAAGATCTAAAACGCTAATTGATAACATATTTTCGAACTGTCTTGAATTTTCCGATTGTGTCTCAGGAAACCTAACTTCATCCATATCTGATCATTTACCTCAATTTTTATTGGTTCCAAATTTGAACATAAAATCcaattctaaaaaacaaaatatttataaaagaaaCTATTCAAAATTCAACGAAGAAGCATTTCTACTTGACCTAACTAAAATTAATTGGGATAATGAAATTTCTCTGAGTAAAAATGATCCTAATTATTCATTTGATAAATTTAATCATGCAATAAACCAATTATTAGATAAGCATATACCTTTAAAGAAGATgtcaaaaaaacaatacaagCAACAATCTAAACCATGGATTACAAAAGGAATATGTAAATCTATCACTATAAGAGATAAATTActgaaaaaattcataaattacagaaagaatgataattataaaaatatgttacacaATAATTATAAACAATACAGAAATTTAATTGTTGATTTGatcagaaaaagtaaaaaacaacattatcaaaaatatttttttgaaaactcgaataacattagaaaaacttgggacggaatcaaaaccattattagcatatccaaaatgaaaaccaCTGTTCCTACTAGcctaaaaattaacaataaaattaacaataatcCTGTTGATATTGCTAACTGCTTTAATAACTATTTTTCCACAGTAGGagtaaaacttcaaaataaaatttcacctTCTAATAAACCATTCCATAATTACCTTAATGACGCGAatcacaattctttttttatcaatCCTACTactgaaaatgaaataataccACTGATATCttctttaaatgaaaataaaacaaacggaCCTTTTAGTATACccagcaatatttttaaacttattaaaTTCAATGTATCAACACCCCTATGCGAGATAATAAATCTATCATTTTCGACTGGCATCTATccagataacttaaaaattgcaaaaattatacctatatataaaaataaaggatCTAGTCTAGAATGTAACAATTACCGCCCAATATCACTCCTCtctaat
The genomic region above belongs to Hydractinia symbiolongicarpus strain clone_291-10 chromosome 4, HSymV2.1, whole genome shotgun sequence and contains:
- the LOC130641606 gene encoding uncharacterized protein LOC130641606; its protein translation is MEAYNFFVLPSQRQGQKTKLYDVWVCLHKVKGHVLTGKCTCMDGLGSACSHVAALLFKLEACIRIGGNKVAVTSELCAWNRCRKNAVPTLLQNINFKRPRKDQLPEENEPKENPVLHYSAKKNWSYSFKLKSADLAKLREIAPEAAFFTSLTNVSNNNVSDRDTATADENEENLLPEPITSIFDYEAVNLQDLTLMERYNEFKKAYCQENYETLASVTQFLKLLKQLGRFALRASLSGQTIKFF
- the LOC130642284 gene encoding uncharacterized protein LOC130642284, translating into MTNFPCNICKKNVNNNHRAIQCDICNHWIHIKCNNLDNTSYNLLKQSTTPWFCIDCTAKTLPFQNLNNDQFFLNSKNINFKCNTSSQLNITPSENIEALLKEFNNLSSNMNKANDDDNPTINCQYYDINDFCSSKFKSENFFSIFHLNIASLSRHKHDLETLLNILNFDFSILAITETKIMKNLNPNYDINLEGYQLFHTPTESSAGGTLLYVRNHFNCKIRDDLNIYKSKELESIFIEIISPRKKNTIVGCVYKHPGMSIDDFNSNYFQPIINKTMNEDKSVFISGDFNINLLNISKDDQSSDFINNLFSNLCIPHITLPTRITPRSKTLIDNIFSNCLEFSDCVSGNLTSSISDHLPQFLLVPNLNIKSNSKKQNIYKRNYSKFNEEAFLLDLTKINWDNEISLSKNDPNYSFDKFNHAINQLLDKHIPLKKMSKKQYKQQSKPWITKGIYYHNCIYDLQFGFRQNHSTNNALFSITEKIRETLDFNNFAWITLDKHLKWHIHIDNLKVKLSRSIGILSKIRHYVSYNILTNIYHAIFSSHLTYGCQIWGHNKSTYLNRIISLQNKAIKIMNFKPANSPTSLLFNKSKILTFPDTIKLKDFLFAYDHYHKNLPKPLQGIFTLVTNTHTHNTRNASNNNLILPNLYAAF